One genomic window of Thermococcus indicus includes the following:
- a CDS encoding NTPase, with protein sequence MTLRIFVTGPAGVGKTTLVERVAREADRWGYLVGGMITREVRRGGRRVGFRITALDTGEEGTLASLRGTSHLPGVPFGKYVVHVDEINRVGVSAIKRALVEADLIVIDEIGPMEYKSDEFIRVVGEVLKSEKPLLAVVHRKMADKFRPLGKLYTLSVENRNRAFAEVMDEVMKELKGVRD encoded by the coding sequence ATGACGCTGAGGATATTCGTTACCGGTCCGGCGGGAGTCGGAAAGACAACGCTGGTGGAGAGGGTTGCTAGGGAGGCCGACCGCTGGGGCTACCTCGTCGGCGGAATGATAACGAGGGAAGTGCGGAGGGGAGGAAGGCGCGTGGGATTCAGGATTACGGCCCTCGACACCGGCGAAGAAGGAACTCTGGCCAGCCTTAGGGGGACCTCGCACCTCCCGGGCGTTCCTTTCGGGAAGTACGTCGTCCACGTTGACGAAATAAACCGCGTCGGCGTTTCGGCGATAAAACGCGCCCTGGTTGAGGCCGACCTGATAGTCATAGACGAAATCGGTCCGATGGAGTACAAGAGCGACGAGTTCATCCGCGTTGTTGGCGAGGTTTTGAAATCTGAGAAGCCTCTCCTGGCCGTCGTCCACAGAAAGATGGCCGATAAGTTCCGCCCCCTTGGAAAGCTCTACACGCTGAGCGTCGAGAACAGAAACAGAGCCTTCGCTGAGGTAATGGACGAAGTTATGAAAGAACTGAAGGGGGTCAGAGATTGA
- a CDS encoding CBS domain-containing protein has protein sequence MAPRIAVGQVVKRKAVIVKPDDTVHRVAKILSKNKVGSAVVVKDDEIVGIITDRDILDKVVAKGRDPKTVKVKEVMTENPITIEDDYEVQDAIDKMMDKGIRRLLVTRLGRPIGFVTAADLLAALNTYNSESEEETSEETEVYGICELCGQYGPLYKVYIEGGEKWICESCKDSLNL, from the coding sequence ATGGCACCTAGGATAGCCGTGGGACAAGTGGTTAAAAGGAAGGCAGTCATCGTCAAGCCGGACGACACCGTCCACAGGGTCGCCAAGATTCTCTCGAAGAACAAGGTAGGGAGTGCCGTCGTGGTTAAAGACGACGAGATCGTTGGAATAATAACCGACCGCGATATACTCGACAAGGTCGTCGCGAAGGGAAGGGACCCCAAGACGGTCAAGGTCAAGGAAGTCATGACGGAGAACCCGATAACCATCGAGGACGACTACGAGGTCCAGGACGCGATCGACAAGATGATGGACAAGGGCATCAGAAGGCTCCTCGTTACCCGGCTCGGAAGGCCGATAGGCTTCGTCACCGCGGCAGACCTTCTCGCTGCGCTCAACACGTACAACAGTGAGAGTGAAGAGGAGACCAGCGAGGAGACCGAGGTCTACGGCATCTGCGAGCTCTGCGGTCAGTACGGCCCGCTCTACAAGGTCTACATCGAGGGCGGCGAGAAGTGGATATGCGAGAGCTGCAAGGACAGCCTCAATCTCTGA